Genomic window (Daucus carota subsp. sativus chromosome 5, DH1 v3.0, whole genome shotgun sequence):
ccacaATTCCGACCTCGTTGTTTGGTCTTTTGcgagctcagcccttaaacgcatttgtttttctttagtttatgttaacggtagcccctgaAAGCTAGCCGTGATTATCGTAGTTGTAAcgaatatccctataattgtgcagtttagttctgggggtgttgtatcaattcctctcacaacactttttggcgctagaaggaggggattactgatcttagagaggatagatgtcagaaattcctgAAAACCCAGAAAAtcccaagacgccggaaggcTCTACGCAAGATGAAAGCGACGTTCCGAGTGGAGAATTAAcacgcgaggagatgaaggcaaaaatgaaaagaatgagtcggaggattgcctccttgaaaagaaagtcagcaaggtcgaaaaaggctagaaaggtgactcccaccaagctagattttgaTGGAGAAGGCGGTAGGAAGGAAGGCGACaaccctgagaaagaagctaaccccgagATGAATGATGGAGAGCACTCACAGGttgctagtgtgttcgaccgccttggaaggaaactgaccgagcaagacttgcaGCACatgcttggcaacaaggcctcTAACGGGGATgaacctgaaggctcgcaaagcagggctcctcccagccaaagacaggagaagcccgtgtctgaagctcggtcaaaggacaaaaaccaaaggccgtcaaaatttatctccattcatgatgATGAGGAAAGCTTAGGGTTGCACAATGATGAGGAAGTAAGCAAGAAGAAAGATCAGCCCCTCGATGgtgactatgaggttgcacttgatgatggggatgataagTGCAAGATGGAAGAGCTGCTGGAAGCCCTAAAAAAGTTGAAGGCagataagaagtcgaaagcctAGCTTACCGTCAAGTCACCCTTCACTAAAAGGGTTACGGAGTCACCCCTACCATGTATCTACAGGAgggttggcgacctgcgattcagcggaaccacggatcccgtggagtatcttagccggtttgacactAAGACGGAGGTCTACCAAattccagacctcacaaaatgtcgcttattggctgcaaccctcagggagGATGCCCACCACTGGTTCAAGCGGCTTCCTGCTATTTCTATCCACTCTTGAAGGAAAATGAGCGAGCTGTtcgtgggacaattcagggcttccgttacttatgccccacctgccaacactctAGCTAACATCAAGCAGAaggagcatgaaactctaaggGAATATTTCAAACGCTTCAACTCAGAGGTGCCCCGTGTCAAGCCAAcatcaaaggaaaccctgaagaatttcttgatagcaGGGGTTAGACCTGGGACAGATTTCTGGACGGAGCTACAAGGGTGGGAGCTCgaaaccctagctgacttctttgctagggcgGAACCCCATAAAGTGATCGAGGAGTCACTAGCGAAGCtgaagaaggagtcaaagtcAGAAAGCCGTAGtagctggaaaaacaagagagacaggtcttacagcccatataggaggaacacctataAGAGGAACCCCTACACAAGGCTTACTGGTGAGAAATCCTCGAGCCGAGACGGCAAAACCTCACCCATTACCGTGAATACAACCAGCACACAaggcttcgacaagtcaaggctGACGATGAGGAAGGCCAGGGAACCAAGGTACCATGAATACACGCCTCTGACAGCTTTCATATATCATATCATCCAGGTtggagacaaggcgagactcttccggaagccctttcgaagtggaccgACTGGAAAGAAAGACCGGGGGAAATATTGCGCTTTCCACAACTTGAATGGGCATGACACAGCAGAATGTGTGCATCTCAAGGATCACATAGAAGATCTCTTTAGAACTGGATACCTGACAGAGTTTGTGGCTCAAGAGGCTAAGAAGTACAAGGAAAAGAAGGCCGAAAGGGCAAATGACCAGGAAACCAATCGTAACACCCGTGCTGATAGTGTAtgaatgatcatcggaggacccttcgtgATAGGCCAGGGGTgcagtgctatgaagagatatgtacgggaagcccgagggccacCGTTgaccaatgtgtgccatctgtctaaaaggcctcccaaaatgtttaaaggggagaccatggacattacctttaTTGAGGGGGATGCacgcgcggtacaccatcctcatagcgatgccctggtggtaacagccgtgattGGAAATGTCAATGTGCACAGGCTTCTCGTCGACAACGGAAGCTCTGTTAATATCCTGGCCTACAATGCataccaaagaatgaaaatggcaaACAAAGACATGATGGTCTGCTATACAATCAATTGTATAGTTTCACAGGAAATGTTGTCCaaattgttggaagggtaaggctcccgatcacccttggagtAGAACCACTGGGTACCACTAAAGTTGCGGAGTTCATGATAGTAAATGAGAACATCTCTcataacgggatcctgggcagacctatCTTAAGAGACATGCGGATCGTAACCTCAATCTACTATTTATCAATGAAGTACCCAACCCCTAATGGAGTAGGATGTGTGCgaggatgtcaggctgactcccGAGAATGCTATAGCAGGGCTTTGAAACCCGCAGTGAAGGCCTGCAAAGAGATCCAATTAATGGACGGAGACATCCCTGAAAGCTGTTACAAGCAAGTGGAGATAGAAAAGGAACCCGAAACTAAGGCTCAGGGAAAAGTTCTGATAAAAATTGTGGAAGAgacctgcaacatggtgatcATTGTGCAACACCCGGGGGAAGACCCATACCTTGAAGCTTCACATGCCGGGCATGGAGGGCTTACTCTCATGGATGCACCCCCAGTGGAAAATATcgatacagctgaaaccctaGTTGaggggattgtggaagatgttactgacagtgaTTTTGAAAGGGCTAGTTGaaagcagccccaaaataaaaagcaaggaaatgagtgcgaggcaccCTGTGACTTCAACAGTGTTATGGTAACCTATCCACTTGGAGACCGGACACGtcttcccgttcatgaaatcctgggtacgcaaccccacgagggtggcaacaaagaggttaccgttgagatcgacctcgacccaaggatgccggaaactcAGGTGAAGACTAGAGCAGCTAGGGATACCCTccccatcttggtggatgagtccgacccctcTAAAGAATTAAAGattggggagcaattggggcTGGACTTAAGGGAAACCCTggccgcattcttaaagaataatctgtaCGTCTTCtcttggaaccattcggatatgatcgggattgacccagaagtcatgtgccaccgcCTCAATATTGACCCGGACAGaaagggagtcagacagaatAGAAGGCCaattagtggggaaagggcTACCGCTTTACaggaagaggtagaccgactgCTGAAGGCAGGCCTAGTAAAAGAAGCTTTCTACCttacatggctagcaaacccggtgttggtgaagaaacctaacggaaagtggagaacatgcatagacttcactgatcagaaaaaggcttgccctaaggataGCTTTCCGCttcctcgaattgaccaattggtggattccactatGGGGCATGCattgttaagcttcatggacgcttACTCAGGCTACAACCAAATACCTATGTTCGAGCCAGGTCAGGAACATACCTCCTTTATAACTAATAGGGGGGCTCTATTGCTATATTGGGATGCCGTTCAGTTTGCTGAATGCTGGGGCTACTTATcaaaggctggtcaacaagatgtttaaggaCCAGATTGGGAAAACCATGGAAGTATATGTTGACGACATGCTAGtcaaatcaaaggaagcttatgatcatGTGACCCACTTATCAGAGATGTTTGACATACTaagggattacaggatgaaaTTGAATCCTTaaaaatgcgtattcggggttgaatctGGCAAGTtcctgggcttcattgtcaatcataggggaatcgaagctaacctgcgaagatcaaggccttaattgaaatgaggtcgcctaggaatgtgaaagaggtgcaatgccttacaggccgggttgccgccctaaaccggtttatctcgaagtcctcagacaaatgtagagaattctttgcagccatataaaaggggcaaaaatttgaatggacgacagaatgcgaGGCTGCCTTCCTaaagctgaaggagcaacttAGGAGCCCTCCACTGTTGGCAAaaccaacggagggtgaagccttaaTCCTTTACTTAGAGGTTTCCGAGTTCCCAATCAGCGCCATCCtaatcaaggaggaagagcaagcccaacagccgGTATATTACGTGAGCAAAAGATTACTCGATGTTGAGACCCGGTACTCgaacatggagaagttagcctacgcaTTAATTTTGGCTTCCTGTAAGCTGAGGCCTTATTtccaggctcacaagattgaagtgcgaacatccttccctctcagacaagTCTTACACAAGCCAAAAGCCTCTGGTAGGATTATGGAATGGGTTGTCGAGCTAGGCCAATTTGATATAGAGTACAAGCCAAGAACTACTATTAAGGGGCAAGCATTAGCTGACTTCATCCGggaatttccacccacttttgaagttgaagggaTGGAATGCGTACCTGAACCTCAGCCTCCAATAGCCATacccgagaattgttccccttggtggaacttgtacgtcgatggggctgtcaatggaaatggggccggggctggcattgtcctagtcagtccggaaggccataagctgcaaagctccattcactTCGACTTTAAAGCTATCAACAATGACggggagtatgaagccctaatagcggGGCTGAAGCTAGCCTTGGAGATGAAggtggaaaatatgaatgtttacagtgattcaatgttggtagtctggcacatccgaggaggcttccaagctaggggtccctGTACCGATCTTTACATGCGGTATGCCCAAgaactaattgggaaattcaaggagatcaagctagagcaaataccaaggtcTGAGAATGCAGACGCAGATGCCCTGGCCAAGTTAGGCATTCAGAGGGATGCACATATGCTTGGGGTGATCCCCCTCAAAATCCAatatcagcctagcatccccaagATTGAAGTCGTGGACGTTGAGGTTGAAGAGTCTAACTTTTGGACAACCCCATTTCAagaatacatagccaacggaaccctgcctacgtacaaggatgaggccagaaaattgagatacaaggcagcccaatatgtaatttatgatggagTTCTTTACAAAAGAGGGTTCAACCGACCCCTCCTTAGGTGTGTTACTGGGATAAGATGTGAGTACATTATccgcgaggtgcatgaaggaatttgtgggaatcactcgggggtgcctccctcgctcacaaaattctccgtcaaggctactactggcctaccctcgACAAAGAcgctcatgccttcgccaaggCCTGTGACAGCTGCCAAAGGTTCTTTAATACAAATAAGAACCCAGCGGTACCCCTAAAGACCTTGACAAGCCCTTGGTCatttgctgtttggggtatagatctgattggtaAATTACCcaaagggaaaggaggggtgaagTATGTAGTTGTGGAGGTAGATTACTTCACCAAATGGGCTGAAGTTGGAGCAGGGTcctttcgaagggataactatgaccctgagaataatgaagtcaaccacaggctctaccTAGACCTGATTGAAGAGGTAAGGGACACGGCTCAGTTGAGACTGGCTGCATATCAACAGAcgacccgtaaatattttgataagaaggtgagggctcgacccctcaaaatGGGAAACCTGGTTCTAAGAAAAATGATGCCaaacatgagggttcccgctcatggggcCATCGGTGCGaaatgggaaggcccatatattATCAagacagtgctttgggaaggaaCCTATCACCTTACAGACATGGACGGAAGACTCATGTCACGGGCATGGAatgcccaacacttaaagaggtattactagtagcttcacccgggtagtatttctgtaggctttGGCTTTGGGGTCAAGACAATAAAGGCgttttattagttgtaattgcTATGCTTTTAAGAAAATTATCAGGTTACTATCTGTTTTATTTGCTAGGATGCTCGGGGGGTGGTGTCTTCACACCCCCAAAATTATGTTATGCCAATTATctaccatgtgattcaataaaagTTCACAGCTTTCCGTtatgaaaattttgtatatgcttgcttgcctaccatgattgttaattgaacGCTTCATGTATGCCTTAAAAAAGTGATTAGGGTTTCAATTGCAgctagttctccaccataattgtagttatgctaaagaactcggggggtagtaggcatatcattaatattatttggcttaaaattcaaaaaattggaaattaaaaatattaaaacttggGAAACACAACTTAACAACATGGCTGCACTAATCGGAAGGAAaccttatcaaagctttcaaggtttcaagattttcaagcttgcaaggctgcatttattggaagtagggcttatcaaaacccttcaaggttaaagcctattaaggctttcaaggttaaagcttatcaaagatttcaaggtttcaagcttttcaagcttgcaaggctgcATTTATTGGAGGTAGGCCTTATCGAAGCCCTTCAAGgcttaaagcctatcaaggctttcaaggttaaagcctatcaaggctgtcaaggttaaagcctattaaggctttcaaggttaaagcttatcaaagctttcaaggtttcaagcttttcaagcttgcaaggctgcatttattggaagtagggcttatcgaagcccttcaaggtttaaagcctatcaaggctttcatgtttaaagcctatcaaggctgtcaaggttaaagcctatcaaggctttcaaggttaaagcttatcaaagctttcaaggtttcaaacttttcaagcttgcaaggctgcattcattggaagtagggcttatcaaagcccttcgaggtttaaagcctatcaaagctttcaaggttaaagcctctcaaggctttcaaggttaaagcttatcaaagctttcaaggtttcaagcttctcaagcttgcaaggctgcatttattggaagtagggcttatcaaagcccttcgaGGTCTAAAGCCTATCAAAGCTTTTGAAGTTGAAGCctatcaaagcccttcaaggtgcAAAATTTCTCGAAGCATCAAGGCTTGCATTTGTGGAATTACATCAAATCTTGCATTTGTGGAATTACATCAAGGCTCATATTTGTGGGATTACACCAAGGCTTATATTTGTGGAAGTACCTCAAGGCTTACACTTGAGGACTACTTCAAGGCTTGCGAGTGAAGATTACCTTTAAGGCTCACGCTCAAAACTTTCTCTCAAGGCTTACGCTTGGGACTTATGCGTGAGGCATCATTGACAAGCTCACATACAAACTGGGGTTTACAAGGTCTTAAGCGAATTATTACCAAGTTCACTAGGGGGGTAAACCCCTCTAAGTCTTAAGATGGTCTTCTGCACTAGCGGCCCAAGTTAAAGCCGGGCTAAAATCCACTAAGCTACATACTACTTAGGGGAATTTAAAGACTCTTTACGCTATTGGAGATCGAGCATGATCGTGCCCCTATATATTCACGAAGCAAGCAGTACTTGGAGAACAAGATCCCAGGGGTCATAACCCCCGGAAATTGAACTTACCGCGTTCTTAATATAAGGTTTGCCCCTTACCTTCATTCTTTTTACCTGCATGGAAGGTCAGACAGCAAATATAACGATATCGAAAGAAATACGAGCAATTCACGCGAAGTAGATGAAGGAAATAGAGCAAATATATAAAAGGAAATACCTTGCAAGgaaaattcctccccacaccaacagggggaggcccttgcaatataaaaaaaaatcttgcgGGGCATTCCGAGGagcccgcaccctcatccaaaaGTATAAAATCCATGACGACAAGCGCCAagcagaaaaaaaatattcataattaaaaaagttGATTAAATAGAGGGGGAGGAGATCAAGGAGCAGCAGGGGAGGAGGAGTCCTTTTCATCGCCAGCAAGGGGATCCTGAGTGGCTTGGGTTATCACATGGGCTGCGGCCGGAACCCCTTCCGGGGGCGTCACCTCAAGACCCGCAGAAACCAACTCTGCGGGCTTCGGCTCGTCTTCAACCGCAACCCTCTTCTCAACGTCATCCCCGGAGAGACCCTGGAAAGTCGCCAAAGCCTTCTCTAGGCCGGCAGCATCTTCAGCCTTAGCCTCCTCGAGGGCGGCAGCAGCATCGGACCCTAACTTGGCCCAATGATTGTCAGGAAAGAAGCGGTAGACCGACTTAACGCAGTCCTTGACTCCTGCGGCGACCCCGACCTCGAATACGGCGGCCTCCCGCTCTTTCCTCGTCGCCTTTGCGGCGGCGGCGGCGTCCTTCAGCTCCTTCACCTGGCCCTCCACCTTCTTCACCATCTTCCCAAGGCCATCAGTCTCCTCTGCCAAAGAGCGCCTCACAGAatcctcctctcctcacggaccTTGGCCTCCGCCTCCTTCAGCTCCTGGTTGGCCTTCCGCAGAAGGTCCCTGTCCTTGACAGCGGAGGCTAGGTCGACCTTGGCCTGCTTCAGATCCGCCCTCATAGCCTCGTTAACTCGAGCGGTGTCAGCAACGTGCTCACCCATTTTAAGGTCGAGGAACAGGCTCTTTGCGTTGGCAACTACCTTATCACGGGTAGCCTCCGTCAGGGAAAGCCTGTCCCACTCCCGAATGGTGGCTTCTGGGATCTGATCACCGAGCATCCTCTGGAAGAGCTAGGTTTTCTGAGTGGAGGAGGACGCATGGGAGCTACGTGCCAGGGCCACCCTGGGCTTCTTACTTGCGCGGGCTTCAGCGTAAGACCCCGCTTCCGTGGTCTTGGAAGGGTCCATCTTGCGACCCCCGGAAGAGGCCTTCTTCTGCTCAAGGGAAGGAGTAGGAAGCTGAGAGATCGGCTTTACGGAGACAGGAGCCTGGGAGCCGGAAGCCTCCCCGAACAGATCCTCATACTTGGTGGATCTCTTAA
Coding sequences:
- the LOC135152755 gene encoding uncharacterized protein LOC135152755, with the translated sequence MSELFVGQFRASVTYAPPANTLANIKQKEHETLREYFKRFNSEVPRVKPTSKETLKNFLIAGVRPGTDFWTELQGWELETLADFFARAEPHKVIEESLAKLKKESKSESRSSWKNKRDRSYSPYRRNTYKRNPYTRLTGEKSSSRDGKTSPITVNTTSTQGFDKSRLTMRKAREPRYHEYTPLTAFIYHIIQVGDKARLFRKPFRSGPTGKKDRGKYCAFHNLNGHDTAECVHLKDHIEDLFRTGYLTEFVAQEAKKYKEKKAERANDQETNRNTRADSV
- the LOC135152756 gene encoding uncharacterized protein LOC135152756; this encodes MEKLAYALILASCKLRPYFQAHKIEVRTSFPLRQVLHKPKASGRIMEWVVELGQFDIEYKPRTTIKGQALADFIREFPPTFEVEGMECVPEPQPPIAIPENCSPWWNLYVDGAVNGNGAGAGIVLVSPEGHKLQSSIHFDFKAINNDGEYEALIAGLKLALEMKVENMNVYSDSMLVVWHIRGGFQARGPCTDLYMRYAQELIGKFKEIKLEQIPRSENADADALAKLGIQRDAHMLGVIPLKIQYQPSIPKIEVVDVEVEESNFWTTPFQEYIANGTLPTYKDEARKLRYKAAQYVIYDGVLYKRGFNRPLLRCVTGIRCEYIIREVHEGICGNHSGVPPSLTKFSVKATTGLPSTKTLMPSPRPVTAAKDLIGKLPKGKGGVKYVVVEVDYFTKWAEVGAGSFRRDNYDPENNEVNHRLYLDLIEEVRDTAQLRLAAYQQTTRKYFDKKVRARPLKMGNLVLRKMMPNMRVPAHGAIGAKWEGPYIIKTVLWEGTYHLTDMDGRLMSRAWNAQHLKRYY